The window TTGAGCATATTCAGTCTGAAAAAGAGATCGATTTATTGAAAAAGCTTGGGGAATACCCACAAGTTGTTTCAGAAGCTGCGATAAAGCGTATTCCACATAGAATGACAAACTATATTTTTGAATTAGCTTCCACACTGCATAGCTTCTACAATGCAGAAAAAGTATTAGATTCTGAAAACGTAGATCGTACGAAAGCACGTCTTGCGTTAATGAAAGCAACACAGATTACTATTCAAGACGCTTTAAAACTTATTGGAGTTTCTTCTCCGGAGAAGATGTAAGTTGTTAGAAAAAAACCGCGAACGTGGCCATGATGGCGATGTTCGCGGTTTTTTTATTGAGGAAAGCTGTACCTAAGTTTTCTTGATAGGTTTACAAAGACCGATTAGCCCCCGGATTAGAAGGAAACCGTCCATGGGAGAGCGAGTCAAGGCCGATAAGCCCTCGGATTTGAGGTGAACCGTCCATGGGAGAGCGAGTCAAGGCCGATAAGCCCTCGGATTTGAGGGGAACCGTCCCTGGGAGAGCGTGTCAAGGCCGATAAGCCGTGGGATTCGAGAGGAACCGTCCATGGGAGACGGAGTCACGGCCGATAAGCTCCCGGATTCGAGGTGAACCGTCCATGGGAGACGGAGTCACGGCCGATAAGCTCCCGGATTCGAGGTGAACCGTCCATGGGAGAGAGAGTCAAGCCCGGTAAGCCCTCGGATTAGAAGGAAACCGTCTATGGGAGAGTTAGTCAAGCACGAGTATTCCCTGAAATGGGAAGCAAACCAATAATAAAGACTAGATCTATTTTAAGTTAGGGCTAAACATGCCTGTGGAAAGTCAAGCCTTGCACGGTAATCAACAGAGGCTAATAAGAAACGGAAGTAAGGGAAATTCAATTATTTTTGAGTACGCTCCTACATTGTGGAAATACTACCAACATACAACGTACAACCTGAAGGGAGTTTGCATCATGAAAGAAAGTTTACTTGCGATTTTTACAGGTCTCATTGTAGGTTTTTTATTTGCGCTATTCCGCCTACCAATTCCAGCCCCACCAGCGTTTGCCGGAGTAGTAGGCATTATTGGTATCTACTTAGGATATAAACTACACTCCTTCGTCATGCAATTCATGCAACAAGGCGGGGGCGTGTAACAATCATTACAACAATATTACAGGGGTATTACGAGTGCCAGGCACCCGTAATACCCCTGAAACATTTATTTTACCATTCAACACTCCCGCCGGAGATGCGTTTGAAGCCGCGCATTTTACCGATGTCTTCTGCTAGCTGAAGAGCGGATAAGTCTTTTCGCTTCGCTTCGATCATAAAGTCAATATCTTCTCCAATGTCGACAGCTACTTTTAAAAACGGCTTAACAAACTCTAAATCCACATAATCAGAATGATGGCGAATTTTTTTATCATCAATTGGGGATGAAATGTGGACTTTAGGTCGAATCCCAACATTATCCCAAGTCCGATATACACGCGGTAACAATTCCTCCCACGAAACAGTACTCGGGTTGGCAAATTCATGATGATAATCAAAAGCGAGAGGCACGCCAATTTTTTCACAAACCGAAAGCGTTTCTTCTGTTGTGTACGTTTTATCATCGTTCTCTAGCGTCATGCGCTCAAAAACGTCTCGTGGGATCATCTTAATATTTTCAAAAAACCGTTCTAAAGCTGCTTGTTTATTACCATAAGCCCCACCAACATGAATATTCATTGTCCCACTTTTATGAAGACCCATTGCCTCCAGCATTTCGTAATGATACACCAAATCGCTCACGGCATTCTCCGTAATGTGCGGTTTATCGCTCGTGAAAAGGGTAAACTGGTTTGGATGAAAACTAGTACGCATATTGTATTTTTTCACTAAGTCGCCGATTTCCTTAAATTCATCTTTAAAAGTCGAACGATAATCCCACTTCACTTCTGGATGTGTTGCAAGTGGAACAAGGGATGATGAAAAGCGAAAAACTTGAATTTCATGCGCGATGCAATAGTAAATGATGCGTAACGTATTCTCTAAATTGATCCTTGTCACTTCTTTTAACTTATCAAGGCCATCATCTTTTTTCATCGTTTTATATCGTGTAAATGTCAACGTTTTAGACGGGGAAGCCTCCCACAATGCCCAAGATTGAGAAACAAAACCAAATCGAATTTTCATATAAAATCTCCTAAATCCATGTTAAAATCCAGTTCATTTTCACATACCACACTTTTTGCCTGCAAGAAACAATGTGCTATAAAAGTGGGGATAAAACTTTTGCGACTTGCTGCTTGCTCTTTTCCAATAATCCGCGCTGGTGTAAAAATTCCTCCGTTAATCGTTCTGCAGTGGCTAAATCTGAGTCCACCTTCTCTCTTACATGGCGAACAAACTCTTTATCAAAAATAATACAGTTGATTTCATGATTAATATGCAGGCTACGTTTATCAAAGTTAGCTGTTCCAATATCACATAGCTCACTGTCCACAATGATGACCTTCGCATGGAAAAAGCCATAGAAAAATCTGTAAACTTCGGCACCAGCCTCCATTAAGGTAGGAAAGTAGTTAAAGGCCGCATCCCTTAGTAACGGATGATCTTCTTTTTGGGGTACAACAATTTTCACTTTCACTCCACGCCCTAGAGTTTGCAGCAATTCCTCCATTAGTTCATCACTTGGTACGAAATATGGTGTGCAAATAACTACCTCATTTTGGGCGCATTTTAATAGTTGTTTGAACGTTGAGGTTAAAAAAGCTCCGTTCGTAGGTACGATTTGATGCCTAGTCTTACCTTTTTCAGATGCAGGAAAGTACTTTGTGTTTTCTAATAAGTCAATTTTTGAATCATCAAGCCAATCTTCTAAAAATTGCTTTTGTAAATCTTGCACACCTTCTCCTGTCATTTTTAAGTGATAATCGCGCCAAACACCGTATTTCGGGTCTTGTCCTAAATACTCTTTTCCAACATTAAAACCTCCAACAAACCCAATGTTTCCGTCAACCACCGTTATTTTCCGATGGTTTCGCTCGTTAAAAGTGTAAAAAAAGAACGGGGCTTTCGGTATATGACAATAATAAAACTCCACACCGCTCTGTTTTAGTTTTTCAATTTCTTGCTTTTTTACATTTTTCGATCCAACCCAGTCCAGTAAAAGTCGAACTTCCACTCCTTGTTTTGCTTTTTCTTTTAAAATGTCAAAAAACTCTTTGCTAATATGGTCATCTTGAACTATATAGAAGAGAGCGTGGATATGTTCTTTTGCCGAACGTAAGTCGTTAAACATCTCTTTGAAAAGCTTGCCACCATCCGTAAAAAGTTGCAGATCGCTATAACGCTTTGGAAATTCTATTTTCGCTACCGTTTCCAAATGCCTTTTACGTCCGAGGTTAAAGTCAATAATTAAATAAGCAAGCACGATCAAGCCTATTACAATAATAACCCCAAAAAACATTGTGAACATAAACGCTACCTCCATTTCTATTCCTCATAGTTTGACCAAAAAGAGATTAGTTATTAGTGGTTAGTGATTAGTTATTAGGAAAAACAACTGATACAGGGGCAGATTAAAACTTTAACCATTTTAAATATGTATTAGCAATTAGATAAATACAAAATAGACTACCAGGCGGCTTTTCTCCTCGAATCACTAATCAATACTTACCCTCTAAATATTACAGCAATGTTAAAAGTGCCTGGCACCCGTAACATGATTGAAACAATTGTTGTTCGTTAAAAAGAATTTGACTATATGTGTTGACTGAATGCTCATTCATTATATAATATGAGAATAGAGATAAAGTTCAGAAAATTACCTTCTTTTTGAACATAAAGGAAAATAATCAGTCGAAAACAGCTAATCACTAATCACTAACCACTAAAACAACAGCTACACGAAAGGAGCAGAGGGGACTTGTCAAATTACTTACTAATTGCAAACTGGATTTTATTCATTATTGTAACCGCTTACGCAGCATCCTTGTTTGTATACTTAATTCGCACAAGAATCACTTACATCAAGCTCGGAAAGAAAGTGGAGTTTGATAACAAAATCAAAGAACGTCTAAACAACGTATGGGTAAACGTTTTTGGACAAAAGAAACTTTTAAAAGACAAAAAAAGCGGAATCATACATGTTATGTTTTTCTACGGGTTTATTCTCGTACAGCTAGGAGCAATAGATCTAATCATTAAAGGGCTAGCACCAAACGCTCACCTACCATTAGGTCCACTCTACCCGGCATTCACGTTTTTCCAAGAAATCGTGACATTAATGATTTTAGTAGCAGTAGTTTGGGCGTTCCATCGACGTTACATTGAAAAACTTGTACGCCTTAAGCGCGGTTTCAAATCAGGTTTAGTGCTACTGTTCATCGGTGGACTCATGCTTTCCGTTCTTTTCTCAAACGGAATGGGTATCCTTTGGCACAATCACGACTTAACATGGAGCGAGCCAGTTGCCTCTGCGTTTGCTTATCTGTTTGGTTGGATAAACACAACAGCAGCCATCGCCCTTTTCTACATCGGTTGGTGGATTCACTTATTACTATTACTCGTTTTCTTAGTTTACGTACCACAATCCAAGCACGCACACTTAATCGCAGGGCCAGCAAACGTATTTTTCCACCGTTTAGACAATCCTGGGAAATTATCGAAAATTGACTTCGAAGACGAAACACAAGAATCTTTCGGAGTTGGGAAAATTCAAGACTTCACACAACACCAGATGATCGACTTCTACGCATGTGTAGAGTGTGGTCGTTGTACAAATATGTGTCCTGCTACAGGTACAGGCAAAATGTTATCGCCAATGGATTTAATTGTAAAGCTTCGCGACCATCTAACAGAAACTGGCGCAGCTGTTACTTCCAAACAACCATGGGTGCCAACATACGCATTTAACAACACAAAAGCAAACCAGTTAGCATTAGCTGCTGCAGGTCAAGGTGCAAAAGAAAGTGTAGCAACACTTGACTACAGCCCAAGCCTAATCGGCGATGTTATTACAGAAGAAGAAATTTGGGCATGTACAACGTGCCGTAACTGTGAAGACCAATGTCCAGTTATGAACGAACATGTAGACAAAATTATCGATCTTCGTCGTTACTTAGTGTTAACAGAAGGAAAAATGGACCCAGAAGCACAACGCGCGATGACAAACATTGAGCGTCAAGGAAATCCATGGGGCTTAAACCGTAAAGAGCGTGAAAACTGGCGCGACGCTGCTCCAGAAGTATCCATTCCTACGGTAAAAGAAATGAAAAAAGCAGGCGAAGACTTCGAATACTTATTCTGGGTTGGAGCGATGGGATCATTCGATAATCGCTCACAAAAAATCGCCATCAGCTTTGCAAAATTACTAAACGAAGCAGGCGTGAAATTCGCTATTTTAGGTAACAAAGAGAAAAACTCAGGTGACACTCCACGCCGCCTAGGAAATGAGTTCTTATTCCAAGAGCTAGCAACGAACAACATCGCGGAATTCGAGAAAAACGAAGTGAAGAAGATCGTTACAATCGACCCGCATGCATACAACATTTTCAAAAATGAGTATCCAGACTTCGGCTTAGAAGCAGAAGTATTCCACCATACAGAAGTGTTAGCTGATTTAGTGAAAGCTGGTAAGCTCGCACCGAAGCACGCAGTAAACGAAACAATCACGTTCCACGATTCCTGTTATTTAGGAAGATACAATGAAGTATACGAGCCACCTCGTGAAATTTTAAAAGCTATCCCAGGCGTGAAGCTTGTTGAAATGGAACGTAACCGCGAAAAAGGAATGTGTTGTGGAGCTGGTGGAGGCTTAATGTGGATGGAAGAAACAGCAGGCACACGCGTAAACGTAGCCCGCACAGAACAAGCATTAGCTGTACAACCGACCATGATTAGCTCTGGCTGTCCTTACTGCTTAACGATGCTATCTGACGGAACGAAAGCAAAAGAAGTCGAAGAGCAAGTTGGCACGTACGATGTAGCAGAACTTCTAGACAAAGCAATATTCGGTGAAGGTAAAAAAGAAGAAGAGGCTTCCTAATAAATACTAGAATACTAGATTAAGATGATGAATAAAGTGGAAGTGGTGTACGTAACATTACGTGCACCTTCCGCATTTCCACAAAACTGAGCGAGCGTTCAGTCGTCAAATATTACAAAACCATTACAAGTGCCTGGCACCTGTAACGATCTTGAAATAATTTGTAAGCGTTCACAACTATATGAAGGAGGAATAGATGATGGGAAAAACAGTTATCGTTAGTGGAGTACGTACACCGGTTGGTCGATTTGGTGGGAGCTTAAGTACATTAACAGCTTCCGACCTAGGCGGAATCGCAATTAAAGAAGCATTAAACAGAGCAGGTGTTGCACCTGATTCAGTTGGCGAAGTAATTTACGGTACCGTTTTACAAGGCGGTCAAGGCCAAATTCCTTCTCGCCAAGCAGCAAGAAAAGCCGGCCTTCCATGGAACGTAAAAACAGAAACTATCAATAAAGTGTGTGCATCCGGCATGCGCGCCGTAACTTTAGCAGACATCCTAATTCGTTCTGGTGAAGAAGAAGTAATCGTCGCGGGTGGCATGGAGTCCATGAGCAACGCCCCTTATTTTTTACCAAAAGCTCGCTGGGGCCACAAAATGGGCGACGGCAGTGTGAAAGACTTAATGATCTATGACGGCCTAACTTGTACCTTCACAGGCGTGCACATGGGAACGTACGGCAACTCTTGCGCAAAAGAAATGGAAATCTCGCGCGAGGCACAGGATGAGTGGTCTTTCAAAAGCCACCAAAAAGCATTAGCAGCAATGGAAAACGGTCTATATGCACAAGAAATCGTACCAGTGGAAATTCCACAACGTAAAGGTGACCCAATCATCGTAAAAGACGACGAATCACCACGTAAAGACACGAACTTAGAGCGTTTAGCGAAACTAAAACCTGTTTTCGACCACGACGGAACAATCACAGCGGGAAATGCACCAGGAGTAAACGACGGCGCAGCAGCACTAGTCTTAATGAGCGAAGACCGCGCCACAGCTGAAGGCAAAGAAGTACTAGCAACAATCGTTGGTCACGCATCCATCGCTGTAGAAGCGAAAGACTTCCCAAAAACACCAGGACTTGTCATCCAAGAACTTTTAAAGAAAACAGGTAAAAAAGTAGAAGACATCGACTTATTTGAAATAAACGAAGCATTTGCAGCAGTAGCGCTAGCTTCCGCAAAAATTGCAGGAATTGACCTAGAAAAAGTAAACGTAAACGGTGGCGCAGTCGCACTAGGCCATCCAATCGGCGCAAGTGGCGCAAGAATCATCATTTCGTTAGTGCACGAACTAAAACGACGCGGCGGCGGAATCGGAATTGCCTCCATCTGCAGCGGGGGCGGTCAAGGCGACGCAATTATGGTGGAAGTGAAAGGGTAACTCAATAGTTCTCTTACTTTATAAGCAGCTAATGTGTGCAAATCATGTAAAACATTCAAGAAATAGTTGGAACTAACAGTTCAATCGGCGAAAATGGGCAACTTACCGGCGAATATTTAAGTTTAATCGGCGAAAATCAACAACTTATCGGCGAAAATCCCGGTTCAATCGGCGGAAGGGGTCACGTTATCGGCGAAAATCCCATGTTATCAGCGATTTACCCTTAATATCGGCGAACTTAAAACAAGAATCGAAGCGACGAAACTTCACTTAACACCAATTAACTCAAGGAGGAACCAAATATGAACATCCAAAAAGTAATGGTCATCGGAGCAGGACAAATGGGCTCTGGCATCGCACAAGTTTGCGCAATGGCCGGCCTACACGTATACGTAAACGACATTCAACAACAATCCCTAGACAAAGGCCTAGCAATCATCACGAAAAACCTATCCCGACAAGTAGAAAAAGGCCGTATGGCTGAAACCGATAAAGAAGCGACACTATCACGCCTAACGTGGACACAAGCCCTAGAAGACGCAGCGAACGTCGACATCGTCATCGAAGCCGCAGTCGAGAACATGGACATTAAAAAGAAAATTTTCCAAGCAGTCGACCAACACGCACCAGAACACGCAATACTTGCAACAAACACATCATCCTTGCCAATCACAGAAATCGCAGCAGTCACAAGCCGTCCAGAAAAAGTAATTGGCATGCACTTTATGAACCCAGTGCCTGTTATGAAACTAGTAGAAATCATCCGTGGCTTGCAAACAGACGACAGTGTTTACACAGCCATCGAAGACTTAACAAAAACACTACAAAAAGTACCAGTGGAAGTAAACGACTTCCCAGGCTTCGTAGCCAACCGCGTCCTGATGCCCATGATTAACGAAGCAATCTACACGGTATACGAAGGCGTCGCAACACCAGAAGCAGTCGACGAAGTCATGAAGCTCGGAATGAACCACCCAATGGGACCACTCCAACTCGCTGACTTCATCGGCCTCGACACATGCCTTTACATCATGGAAACATTGCACGAAGGGTTCGGCGACGACAAATATCGCCCATGTCCACTTTTAAGAAAATACGTAAAAGCTGGCTGGCTTGGAAGAAAAACTGGCAAAGGCTTCTACCAATACTAATCTAAACAGGGAGGCATGCTCGCTCTTCGGTTCTCAAGCTAAACCGCCCACAGCGTCCTTATCACCAATGAGACAGAGCCAACGCCCCCAGCAACCTTGAAAGGAGCACACACCATGAACTTACGTTTTACCGAAGAACAAGAAATGATGAGAAAAATGGTCCGCGACTTCGCCCAAGAGGAAATCGCTCCATTCGTCGAACAAATGGAAGCAGGCGCATTCCCACGCGACATTTTAAATAAAATGGCAGAACTAGGCTTAATGGGTATCACGATCCCAGAACAATACGGCGGCGCAGGAATGGACTTCACATCCTACATCATCGCGATCAACGAAATCTCCAAAGTAAGCGCAACAGTTGGTGTTATCCTATCTGTCCACACATCAGTAGGAACAAACCCAGTCCTTTACTTCGGAACAGAAGAACAAAAACAAAAATACGTAACAAAACTAGCTGCTGGTGAATATTTAGGGGCATTCGCCCTAACAGAACCAAGTGCAGGCTCTGACGCAGGAAGCCTGAAAACACGCGCAGTCAAAAACGACGACCATTACATTCTAAACGGAGCCAAAGTGTTCATCACAAACGGTGGCGAAGCAGACACGTACATCGTATTTGCTTCCACCAATCCTGAGCTAGGCTCCAAAGGTGTTTCAGCATTCATCGTAGAAAAAGACACGCCAGGCTTCATCATTGGGAAAGACGAGCACAAAATGGGCCTTCACGGTTCCAAAACAGTGCAGTTAACCTTTGAAGACGCAAAAGTGCCAGCAGAAAACCTACTTGGCCAAGAAGGAGAAGGCTTCAAAATTGCGATGGCCAATTTAGACGTAGGTCGTATCGGTATCGCCGCTCAATCTTTAGGAATCGCCGAAGCAGCAACAGAAGCAGCTATCGCTTATTCAAAAGAACGCGTTCAATTTGGCAAACCAATCTCCGCTCAACAAGGAGTTGGCTTCAAACTAGCAGACATGGCAACAGCTGTTGAAGCTGCCAAACTATTAACCTATCGCGCTGCAAACTTAAGACAAAATGGCATGTCTTGCGGAAAAGAAGCGTCCATTGCCAAACTTTTCGCATCGAAAACAGCCATGGAAGTAACAACAGAAGCAATCCAAGTGTTCGGAGGCTACGGCTACACGAAAGACTACCCAGTAGAACGCTACTTCCGCGACGCAAAAGTATGCGAAATCTACGAAGGCACAAGCGAAATCCAACGAATCGTTATTGGGAAGCATTTGATTAGTTGATTAGTTGGTTAGTGGTTAGTTGGTTAGGAAAACCAAAAAACCAAAAACCGAAAATCAAAAACCAAAACCAAAAACAAAAACAAAAACAGTTAGAAGGTAGTTGGTTAGCCCAACTCAAAACCTAACCAACTAACGCCTAACACCTAACACCTAAAAAAACGGAGGTAACACATATGAACTTTCAATTATCAGAAGAACACGAAATGATCCGCAAAATGGTACGTGATTTTGCAAAAAACGAAGTAGAACCAACAGCTGCAGAGCGTGACGAAGAAGAACGCTTTGACATGGAAATCTTCCACAAAATGGCGGAACTAGGCCTTACAGGTATCCCGTTCCCTGAAGAATACGGCGGAATCGGCAGTGACTACCTTGCTTACTGTATCGCAGTAGAAGAACTTTCTCGTGTATGTGCATCAACAGGCGTAACCCTTTCTGCTCACACATCACTTGCTAGCTGGCCAATCTACAAGTACGGTACAGAAGAGCAAAAACAAAAATACTTAAAGCCACTTGCACAAGGTACAAAAATTGGGGCTTACGGCTTAACAGAACCAGGCTCTGGATCAGATGCTGGTGGAATGAGAACGACAGCGCGCCTAGAAGGTGACCATTACGTGCTGAATGGCTCCAAAATTTTTATCACAAACGGCGGAATTGCAGACATCTATGTTGTATTTGCAGTGACGGACCCATCTAATAAACATAAAGGTACAAGTGCATTCATCATTGAAAGTGACTTCCCAGGGTTTAGCGTAGGGAAAAAAGAACAAAAGCTAGGAATTCGTTCATCACCTACAACAGAAATCATGTTCGAAGATTGCAAAGTCCCTGTTGAAAACTTACTAGGGGAAGTTGGAGAAGGATTTAAAGTAGCAATGACAACACTTGACGGTGGCCGAAATGGTATTGCTGCACAAGCTGTCGGAATTGCACAAGGGGCACTTGACGCTTCCATCGCATATGCAAAAGAGCGTGTCCAATTCGGCAAACCAATCGCAGCGCAACAAGGCGTAAGTTTTAAACTAGCAGACATGGCAACGATGATTGAAGCTTCTAGACTATTAACATACCAAGCGGCGTGGAGAGAGTCAGAAGGACTTTCATACGGTAAGGAATCGGCGATGTCGAAGCTAATAGCAGGTGACACGGCGATGAAAGTAACAACAGAAGCGGTGCAAGTATTCGGCGGATACGGCTATACGAAAGACTATCCAGTAGAGCGATACATGCGTGATGCGA is drawn from Bacillus alkalisoli and contains these coding sequences:
- the uvsE gene encoding UV DNA damage repair endonuclease UvsE; this encodes MKIRFGFVSQSWALWEASPSKTLTFTRYKTMKKDDGLDKLKEVTRINLENTLRIIYYCIAHEIQVFRFSSSLVPLATHPEVKWDYRSTFKDEFKEIGDLVKKYNMRTSFHPNQFTLFTSDKPHITENAVSDLVYHYEMLEAMGLHKSGTMNIHVGGAYGNKQAALERFFENIKMIPRDVFERMTLENDDKTYTTEETLSVCEKIGVPLAFDYHHEFANPSTVSWEELLPRVYRTWDNVGIRPKVHISSPIDDKKIRHHSDYVDLEFVKPFLKVAVDIGEDIDFMIEAKRKDLSALQLAEDIGKMRGFKRISGGSVEW
- a CDS encoding acetyl-CoA C-acetyltransferase, translated to MGKTVIVSGVRTPVGRFGGSLSTLTASDLGGIAIKEALNRAGVAPDSVGEVIYGTVLQGGQGQIPSRQAARKAGLPWNVKTETINKVCASGMRAVTLADILIRSGEEEVIVAGGMESMSNAPYFLPKARWGHKMGDGSVKDLMIYDGLTCTFTGVHMGTYGNSCAKEMEISREAQDEWSFKSHQKALAAMENGLYAQEIVPVEIPQRKGDPIIVKDDESPRKDTNLERLAKLKPVFDHDGTITAGNAPGVNDGAAALVLMSEDRATAEGKEVLATIVGHASIAVEAKDFPKTPGLVIQELLKKTGKKVEDIDLFEINEAFAAVALASAKIAGIDLEKVNVNGGAVALGHPIGASGARIIISLVHELKRRGGGIGIASICSGGGQGDAIMVEVKG
- a CDS encoding heterodisulfide reductase-related iron-sulfur binding cluster — protein: MSNYLLIANWILFIIVTAYAASLFVYLIRTRITYIKLGKKVEFDNKIKERLNNVWVNVFGQKKLLKDKKSGIIHVMFFYGFILVQLGAIDLIIKGLAPNAHLPLGPLYPAFTFFQEIVTLMILVAVVWAFHRRYIEKLVRLKRGFKSGLVLLFIGGLMLSVLFSNGMGILWHNHDLTWSEPVASAFAYLFGWINTTAAIALFYIGWWIHLLLLLVFLVYVPQSKHAHLIAGPANVFFHRLDNPGKLSKIDFEDETQESFGVGKIQDFTQHQMIDFYACVECGRCTNMCPATGTGKMLSPMDLIVKLRDHLTETGAAVTSKQPWVPTYAFNNTKANQLALAAAGQGAKESVATLDYSPSLIGDVITEEEIWACTTCRNCEDQCPVMNEHVDKIIDLRRYLVLTEGKMDPEAQRAMTNIERQGNPWGLNRKERENWRDAAPEVSIPTVKEMKKAGEDFEYLFWVGAMGSFDNRSQKIAISFAKLLNEAGVKFAILGNKEKNSGDTPRRLGNEFLFQELATNNIAEFEKNEVKKIVTIDPHAYNIFKNEYPDFGLEAEVFHHTEVLADLVKAGKLAPKHAVNETITFHDSCYLGRYNEVYEPPREILKAIPGVKLVEMERNREKGMCCGAGGGLMWMEETAGTRVNVARTEQALAVQPTMISSGCPYCLTMLSDGTKAKEVEEQVGTYDVAELLDKAIFGEGKKEEEAS
- a CDS encoding XapX domain-containing protein, which translates into the protein MKESLLAIFTGLIVGFLFALFRLPIPAPPAFAGVVGIIGIYLGYKLHSFVMQFMQQGGGV
- a CDS encoding acyl-CoA dehydrogenase, producing MNLRFTEEQEMMRKMVRDFAQEEIAPFVEQMEAGAFPRDILNKMAELGLMGITIPEQYGGAGMDFTSYIIAINEISKVSATVGVILSVHTSVGTNPVLYFGTEEQKQKYVTKLAAGEYLGAFALTEPSAGSDAGSLKTRAVKNDDHYILNGAKVFITNGGEADTYIVFASTNPELGSKGVSAFIVEKDTPGFIIGKDEHKMGLHGSKTVQLTFEDAKVPAENLLGQEGEGFKIAMANLDVGRIGIAAQSLGIAEAATEAAIAYSKERVQFGKPISAQQGVGFKLADMATAVEAAKLLTYRAANLRQNGMSCGKEASIAKLFASKTAMEVTTEAIQVFGGYGYTKDYPVERYFRDAKVCEIYEGTSEIQRIVIGKHLIS
- the cls gene encoding cardiolipin synthase; this encodes MFTMFFGVIIVIGLIVLAYLIIDFNLGRKRHLETVAKIEFPKRYSDLQLFTDGGKLFKEMFNDLRSAKEHIHALFYIVQDDHISKEFFDILKEKAKQGVEVRLLLDWVGSKNVKKQEIEKLKQSGVEFYYCHIPKAPFFFYTFNERNHRKITVVDGNIGFVGGFNVGKEYLGQDPKYGVWRDYHLKMTGEGVQDLQKQFLEDWLDDSKIDLLENTKYFPASEKGKTRHQIVPTNGAFLTSTFKQLLKCAQNEVVICTPYFVPSDELMEELLQTLGRGVKVKIVVPQKEDHPLLRDAAFNYFPTLMEAGAEVYRFFYGFFHAKVIIVDSELCDIGTANFDKRSLHINHEINCIIFDKEFVRHVREKVDSDLATAERLTEEFLHQRGLLEKSKQQVAKVLSPLL
- a CDS encoding acyl-CoA dehydrogenase, which translates into the protein MNFQLSEEHEMIRKMVRDFAKNEVEPTAAERDEEERFDMEIFHKMAELGLTGIPFPEEYGGIGSDYLAYCIAVEELSRVCASTGVTLSAHTSLASWPIYKYGTEEQKQKYLKPLAQGTKIGAYGLTEPGSGSDAGGMRTTARLEGDHYVLNGSKIFITNGGIADIYVVFAVTDPSNKHKGTSAFIIESDFPGFSVGKKEQKLGIRSSPTTEIMFEDCKVPVENLLGEVGEGFKVAMTTLDGGRNGIAAQAVGIAQGALDASIAYAKERVQFGKPIAAQQGVSFKLADMATMIEASRLLTYQAAWRESEGLSYGKESAMSKLIAGDTAMKVTTEAVQVFGGYGYTKDYPVERYMRDAKITQIYEGTQEIQRLVISRMLTK
- a CDS encoding 3-hydroxybutyryl-CoA dehydrogenase, giving the protein MNIQKVMVIGAGQMGSGIAQVCAMAGLHVYVNDIQQQSLDKGLAIITKNLSRQVEKGRMAETDKEATLSRLTWTQALEDAANVDIVIEAAVENMDIKKKIFQAVDQHAPEHAILATNTSSLPITEIAAVTSRPEKVIGMHFMNPVPVMKLVEIIRGLQTDDSVYTAIEDLTKTLQKVPVEVNDFPGFVANRVLMPMINEAIYTVYEGVATPEAVDEVMKLGMNHPMGPLQLADFIGLDTCLYIMETLHEGFGDDKYRPCPLLRKYVKAGWLGRKTGKGFYQY